A single window of Rana temporaria chromosome 1, aRanTem1.1, whole genome shotgun sequence DNA harbors:
- the LOC120925071 gene encoding E3 ubiquitin-protein ligase TRIM39-like has product MASSHLEKELLCSICLSIYTDPVMLKCGHNYCRDCIDCGLDTQERSGGYFCPFCRKMFQERPALLRNITLRNIAETVKTQDEASEMKKKKLRNVMPKLMTEREKTEKRVQSLQERRRNGQGKADDETERVTVLFRDFRSRLEDLEKRVLSEISGQVERVLLSLSDMIQQLEIKKVKLSGEMRHIEMLCNMTDPLTVLQESDTGDLCDTEDGDDEDRERHDKLLHDGGDLDVAGISRTLHTCLSVIMSGLNVQSSCYSTLSKRVITQFKAELFRPCAQPIPTIERLHPQAGRPNIWQQTLKKHGVTDILLDVSTAGNNLHISNDRKTASFSSSHQNRPDTPKRFECPQVLSNQSISSGQFYWEVDVRGSGIWRVGMCYTSIDKRGDQSLIGYNKKSWCLEKWGHSQYSMIHDKKEIPLTSNMSSNRVRIDLDYELGRISFYDLCSPIQHLYTFTATFTEPLHAALWVLGGSIRFTGWRVCVV; this is encoded by the coding sequence ATGGCGTCTTCTCATCTAGAAAAGGAGCTGCTATGCTCCATCTGTCTGAGCATTTATACAGATCCTGTAATGCTGAAATGTGGACACAACTACTGCCGGGACTGTATTGATTGTGGGCTGGATACACAGGAGAGGTCTGGAGGTTATTTCTGTCCTTTTTGCAGAAAGATGTTCCAGGAGCGGCCTGCACTGTTGAGGAACATAACACTGCGTAACATTGCAGAGACTGTGAAGACTCAGGATGAGGCTTctgagatgaagaagaagaaactGAGAAATGTTATGCCCAAActgatgacagagagagagaagacggAGAAgagagtccagagtctgcaggaacGCAGGAGGAACGGACAAGGAAAAGCAGATGATGAGACAGAGAGAGTCACTGTCCTGTTCAGAGACTTCAGGAGTCGTCTGGAAGACCTGGAGAAGAGAGTCCTGAGTGAGATTTCCGGGCAGGTAGAGCGGGTCCTTCTATCACTGTCTGATATGATCCAACAGCTGGAAATAAAGAAGGTCAAGCTGTCCGGGGAGATGCGTCACATTGAGATGCTGTGTAACATGACGGATCCATTGACTGTcctacaggaatcagacacaggtgacttgtgtgatactgaggatggagatgatgaggacagagagagacatgataaactcctccatgatggaggggatctggatgtAGCGGGGATCTCACGCACATTACACACAtgtttatcggttataatgtctGGGTTAAATGTGCAATCGTCTTGCTATTCAACTTTAAGCAAAAGGGTCATAACTCAGTTCAAGGCTGAACTATTCAGACCATGCGCCCAACCCATCCCCACCATAGAACGCCTACACCCCCAGGCTGGAAGACCAAATATTTGGCAACAAACATTGAAGAAGCATGGGGTTACAGACATTTTACTAGATGTGAGCACAGCCGGTAATAATCTACATATATCAAATGATAGGAAAACTGCATCCTTCTCATCATCACATCAAAATCGCCCAGACACACCAAAGAGATTTGAGTGTCCTCAGGTGTTAAGCAATCAGAGTATCTCCTCGGGACAATTTTACTGGGAGGTGGATGTCAGAGGGTCAGGGATCTGGAGAGTCGGGATGTGTTACACCAGTATAGACAAGAGGGGAGATCAGTCATTAATTGGATATAATAAGAAGTCCTGGTGTTTAGAGAAGTGGGGTCATAGTCAGTATTCAATGATACATGACAAGAAGGAGATCCCATTGACAAGCAACATGTCCTCTAATAGAGTCAGGATAGATCTGGATTATGAGCTTGGACGGATCTCTTTTTATGATCTGTGTAGTCCCATCCAACATCTGTACACCTTCACCGCCACCTTCACcgagcccctccatgctgcttTATGGGTATTAGGAGGTTCTATAAGGTTCACAGGGTGGAGAGTCTGTGTGGTGTAA